A section of the Deinococcota bacterium genome encodes:
- a CDS encoding class I SAM-dependent methyltransferase — MTIDKNKPQAAMSKQELMDVVMPLTSAAETAAALAAKLRLDEGGVEADPAVAEALARTAALTAPPEALQDLDATSRDVVIGTVTSFLKQALELIENPARAGGWVYTDPVVLQSQGKSSARVADLIARVAPALPGLEEALVRQGARILDIGSGVAALTIAFCRTFPFASAVGLEPWEPAMELGRANVAAAGLEDRITLRAERVENIADEAVFDLAWMPALFLSQAVLNAAAPRVAASLRPGGWLILGRYAALTDPLAEALAELRTVRGGGSVLTDEEAIELLDRAGLTNVHALPGDWPLPVRFVAGRRSP, encoded by the coding sequence ATGACAATCGACAAGAACAAACCGCAGGCGGCTATGAGCAAGCAGGAGCTTATGGATGTCGTCATGCCGCTAACGAGCGCGGCGGAGACCGCCGCCGCACTGGCGGCCAAGCTGAGGCTGGACGAAGGCGGCGTGGAGGCCGACCCGGCGGTGGCCGAGGCGCTGGCCCGGACGGCCGCGCTCACCGCGCCCCCGGAGGCGCTTCAAGACCTCGACGCAACCTCCCGTGACGTTGTGATCGGGACGGTAACGTCCTTCCTCAAACAGGCCCTCGAGTTGATCGAGAACCCGGCGCGCGCGGGTGGCTGGGTTTATACCGATCCGGTCGTCCTGCAGTCGCAGGGCAAGTCCTCGGCTCGGGTCGCCGACTTGATCGCCCGCGTGGCGCCCGCCTTGCCTGGCCTGGAAGAGGCGCTGGTCCGGCAAGGGGCGCGCATCCTCGACATCGGCTCCGGGGTCGCGGCGCTGACCATCGCGTTCTGTCGTACGTTCCCGTTTGCATCTGCAGTGGGACTCGAGCCGTGGGAGCCGGCAATGGAGCTCGGGCGGGCCAACGTCGCCGCCGCCGGCCTCGAAGACCGCATCACGCTTCGCGCGGAGCGGGTGGAGAACATCGCCGACGAGGCCGTCTTCGACCTGGCGTGGATGCCGGCGCTGTTCCTCTCGCAAGCGGTGCTCAATGCGGCTGCCCCGCGGGTCGCAGCGAGCCTGCGGCCGGGCGGGTGGCTTATCCTGGGCCGCTACGCCGCGCTGACCGATCCGCTCGCCGAGGCGCTGGCTGAGCTGCGTACCGTGCGCGGCGGCGGGAGCGTGCTCACCGACGAAGAGGCGATCGAGCTTCTCGACCGCGCGGGCCTCACCAACGTGCACGCGCTACCAGGCGACTGGCCGCTTCCGGTCCGGTTCGTCGCGGGCCGACGATCCCCGTGA
- a CDS encoding GMC oxidoreductase yields the protein MQDMTTEGKNVTFDVIIVGAGSAGCVLAARLSENPACEVLLLEAGPDYPTRAQLPRDIADGSRLLSEHNNHDWGFMNVLGSRGVPPLPLPRGRIVGGSSAVNGTFALRGFPEDYDAWQAAGNEDWGFSNVLEVFRRLEIAAGRACGVRLVGGEVLRGDLVVLAAGAYASPAVLLRSGIGPADELRALGVDPVVDLPGVGRNLVDHPLVSVNVPVPAEPVARAHYQTMVTWRSDGDNNAGNGPPDLHLFACGPFDTEGTADSQQEARLIIGLVDPASRGRVRLTSADPTAPPHIDLGYLTDPRDAEYLVAGVREARRILDTEPLRSLVSGPELSPSEEVTDDAALRAKLPQLVRTYHHPVGTCRMGTDPDGGAVVDAHGRLHGVDNLAVVDASIMPRIPRANTNLPTMMLAERIAGWLTDQT from the coding sequence ATGCAGGACATGACCACCGAAGGCAAGAACGTGACCTTTGACGTGATCATTGTCGGGGCCGGTTCAGCCGGGTGCGTGCTCGCCGCTCGGCTGAGCGAGAACCCCGCCTGTGAGGTCTTGCTGCTCGAGGCTGGCCCCGACTACCCTACCCGGGCGCAGCTCCCACGCGACATCGCCGATGGCAGCCGCCTGCTGTCTGAGCACAACAACCACGACTGGGGCTTCATGAACGTCTTGGGCAGTCGGGGCGTGCCACCCCTTCCGCTGCCTCGCGGCAGGATCGTCGGCGGTTCGTCGGCGGTGAACGGCACCTTCGCGCTGCGCGGCTTCCCGGAGGACTACGACGCCTGGCAGGCGGCTGGCAATGAGGATTGGGGCTTCAGCAACGTGCTCGAGGTGTTCCGCCGACTCGAGATCGCTGCCGGGCGGGCCTGTGGCGTGCGGCTGGTCGGCGGCGAGGTCCTTCGCGGTGATCTCGTCGTACTTGCCGCCGGGGCTTACGCGAGTCCGGCTGTACTGCTGCGTTCGGGTATCGGTCCAGCCGACGAGCTCAGGGCGCTCGGAGTTGACCCGGTGGTGGACCTGCCCGGCGTGGGACGCAACCTCGTTGATCATCCGCTGGTGTCGGTCAACGTGCCGGTCCCTGCCGAGCCGGTGGCGCGAGCCCACTACCAAACGATGGTCACGTGGCGCAGCGACGGTGACAATAACGCTGGTAATGGCCCGCCCGACCTGCACCTGTTTGCCTGTGGCCCCTTCGATACCGAGGGCACCGCCGACAGCCAGCAAGAGGCCCGCCTGATCATCGGGCTGGTGGATCCTGCCTCCCGCGGGCGGGTGCGGCTCACCTCGGCCGATCCGACCGCGCCACCGCACATCGACCTCGGCTATCTGACCGACCCGCGCGACGCCGAGTATCTCGTCGCCGGGGTGCGCGAGGCCAGGCGGATCCTCGACACCGAGCCCCTGCGGTCACTGGTCAGCGGTCCGGAGCTCTCGCCGAGCGAGGAGGTCACCGACGACGCTGCCCTGCGCGCGAAGCTGCCGCAGTTGGTCCGGACCTACCATCACCCGGTCGGGACCTGCCGGATGGGAACAGACCCCGATGGCGGAGCGGTGGTCGACGCCCACGGCCGCCTGCACGGGGTGGACAACCTCGCTGTCGTGGACGCGTCGATCATGCCGCGAATCCCACGCGCGAACACCAATCTGCCGACGATGATGCTCGCCGAACGCATCGCCGGCTGGCTAACCGATCAGACCTGA